In the Flavobacterium pallidum genome, one interval contains:
- the lptB gene encoding LPS export ABC transporter ATP-binding protein: MKLRAENLVKTYKKRSVVKGISVEVNQGEIVGLLGPNGAGKTTSFYMIVGLVKPNSGNIYLDNTDITNYPMYKRAQNGIGYLAQEASVFRKLSIEDNILSVLQLTNLSKAEQEAKMESLIDEFSLQHIRTNRGDLLSGGERRRTEIARALATDPKFILLDEPFAGVDPVAVEDIQRIVAKLKNKNIGILITDHNVQETLAITDKTYLMFEGGILKAGVPEELVQDEIVRRVYLGQNFELRKKKLEF; the protein is encoded by the coding sequence ATGAAATTAAGAGCCGAAAATTTAGTCAAGACCTATAAAAAACGAAGCGTAGTAAAAGGCATTTCCGTAGAAGTGAACCAAGGGGAAATCGTCGGTTTACTGGGCCCGAACGGTGCCGGAAAAACCACGTCTTTTTACATGATCGTAGGGCTTGTCAAGCCAAACAGCGGCAACATATACCTCGACAATACCGACATCACCAATTACCCGATGTATAAAAGGGCGCAAAACGGCATCGGATACCTTGCGCAGGAAGCCTCTGTTTTTCGTAAATTAAGCATTGAAGACAATATCCTGAGCGTGTTGCAGCTTACAAATCTTTCAAAAGCGGAACAGGAAGCGAAAATGGAATCACTGATTGACGAATTCAGCCTCCAACACATCCGCACGAACCGCGGCGACCTGCTTTCCGGCGGGGAAAGACGCCGTACTGAAATTGCGCGCGCTTTGGCCACCGACCCAAAATTCATCCTGCTCGACGAACCTTTCGCCGGAGTCGACCCGGTAGCCGTTGAAGACATCCAGCGCATCGTAGCCAAACTTAAAAACAAGAACATCGGCATCCTCATTACAGACCATAACGTACAGGAAACCCTGGCGATTACCGATAAGACATACTTAATGTTCGAAGGCGGCATCCTGAAAGCCGGTGTCCCTGAAGAACTGGTACAGGACGAAATCGTGCGCCGTGTGTACCTTGGGCAGAACTTCGAGCTTCGCAAGAAGAAACTGGAATTCTGA
- a CDS encoding KpsF/GutQ family sugar-phosphate isomerase, which produces MTKDHDILTVARRTILSESQAIAQLAGLLTDHFSKAVELIYHAEGRLIVTGIGKSAIIAQKIVATMNSTGTPSMFLHASEAIHGDLGMVQPGDVVICISKSGNSPEIKVLVPILKRFGNTLIAMTGNINSFLAKGADFILNTTVESEADPINLAPTNSTTAQLVMGDAIAVCLMELRDFKSGDFAKYHPGGALGKKLLLRVNDMLEDSHKPMVTPDAPVKKVIFEISEKRLGVTAVIEDNKVIGIITDGDIRRMLNNTDTIAGLTARDIMTKNPKIIKTTDMAMDALNIMEDFSITQLVVCDHDDYKGIIHLHDILKEGIV; this is translated from the coding sequence TTGACAAAAGACCACGATATACTTACTGTCGCCCGCCGAACGATTCTCTCTGAAAGCCAGGCCATAGCACAGCTCGCAGGTTTACTTACAGACCACTTTTCAAAAGCCGTTGAATTGATTTACCACGCTGAAGGCCGTCTCATTGTAACCGGAATCGGCAAGAGTGCCATCATTGCCCAGAAAATCGTTGCTACGATGAATTCGACCGGCACGCCATCGATGTTCCTGCATGCCTCTGAAGCTATTCATGGGGATCTTGGGATGGTGCAGCCAGGTGATGTTGTAATCTGCATTTCAAAAAGCGGGAACAGCCCTGAAATCAAGGTGTTGGTACCGATACTCAAACGCTTTGGCAATACTTTAATTGCGATGACGGGAAATATTAACTCGTTTTTGGCAAAAGGCGCCGATTTCATACTTAATACTACTGTCGAATCAGAAGCGGACCCTATCAACCTGGCCCCGACAAACAGTACTACCGCGCAATTGGTGATGGGCGATGCCATTGCCGTCTGCCTGATGGAACTGCGCGATTTCAAAAGTGGGGATTTTGCAAAATACCATCCCGGGGGCGCTTTGGGCAAAAAACTTTTATTACGTGTAAATGACATGCTCGAAGACAGCCACAAACCAATGGTAACCCCGGATGCACCGGTCAAGAAAGTGATTTTTGAAATCTCCGAAAAGAGGCTTGGCGTGACGGCGGTCATTGAAGATAATAAAGTCATCGGAATCATTACTGACGGGGATATCCGACGTATGCTGAACAATACCGATACGATTGCAGGCCTTACAGCCAGAGACATCATGACCAAAAATCCTAAGATTATCAAAACTACAGATATGGCAATGGATGCCCTGAATATCATGGAGGATTTTTCGATAACGCAGCTTGTCGTTTGCGATCATGACGATTATAAAGGCATTATCCATTTGCATGACATCTTAAAAGAAGGAATTGTATAA
- a CDS encoding glycoside hydrolase family 25 protein: MMRKTVSRSRTSRKSKSKAWKPWLSGLVIILLLMAIAYHYREGLAYYFSFKSHVNDKQEKEARRVSMIRNVEIMSRYSGNVLGIDVSEYQGEIVWDQVGTIENNFPIGFVLVRATAGDDRADNTFSENWKAAKAHHFIRGAYHYYRPDENSLVQAKLFIQTVQLRRGDLPPVLDIEKLPKGQSIDSLKVGLRRWLRKIEGHYGVKPIIYSGEKYYNDFLKDAFHGYKFWIANYNFFEEKIKKDWLFWQFTEKAAADGIEGYVDVNVFNGNAVQLDFVRIGM; this comes from the coding sequence ATGATGAGAAAAACCGTTTCCCGAAGCAGGACTTCCAGAAAAAGCAAATCCAAAGCCTGGAAACCGTGGTTATCGGGGCTCGTAATTATACTGTTGCTGATGGCGATCGCTTACCATTACCGGGAAGGATTGGCTTATTATTTCAGTTTCAAGTCCCACGTGAATGACAAGCAGGAAAAGGAAGCACGTCGCGTTTCAATGATCCGTAATGTCGAGATCATGAGCCGTTACAGCGGAAATGTCCTGGGGATTGATGTGTCCGAATACCAGGGGGAGATTGTGTGGGATCAGGTCGGTACCATTGAAAATAATTTCCCGATCGGGTTTGTGCTGGTCAGGGCCACAGCTGGCGATGACCGCGCCGACAATACTTTTTCCGAAAACTGGAAAGCCGCGAAAGCCCATCATTTCATCCGGGGAGCCTACCATTATTACCGCCCTGACGAAAATTCGCTCGTGCAGGCGAAGCTTTTCATTCAGACCGTACAACTCAGGCGTGGCGATTTGCCGCCGGTCCTGGATATTGAAAAACTGCCGAAAGGGCAATCCATCGACAGCCTTAAAGTAGGTTTGAGGCGGTGGCTGCGTAAGATTGAAGGCCATTATGGCGTAAAACCAATCATTTATTCAGGGGAGAAATATTACAACGACTTCCTGAAAGACGCTTTTCATGGCTACAAATTCTGGATCGCAAACTACAATTTCTTTGAAGAGAAGATAAAAAAAGACTGGCTGTTCTGGCAATTTACAGAAAAAGCCGCGGCAGATGGCATTGAAGGCTATGTGGATGTGAATGTGTTTAACGGAAATGCGGTGCAGCTTGATTTTGTGCGGATAGGGATGTAA
- a CDS encoding carboxymuconolactone decarboxylase family protein has translation MSHLVNEFNEYRSKMNEKLLSDNNKVIKRIFNLDTNAYAEGALDVKTKELLGLVASTVLRCDDCIKYHLETSHKEGVTKEEMMEAMGIATLVGGTIVIPHLRRAYEFWEALEESAQ, from the coding sequence ATGAGCCACTTAGTAAATGAATTCAATGAGTACCGTTCAAAAATGAACGAGAAGTTATTGTCCGACAATAATAAAGTCATCAAGCGCATCTTTAACCTTGACACCAACGCTTACGCAGAAGGTGCTCTGGATGTAAAGACAAAAGAACTGCTCGGGTTGGTAGCATCCACCGTGCTTCGCTGCGACGACTGCATCAAATACCACCTCGAGACAAGCCATAAGGAAGGCGTTACCAAAGAGGAAATGATGGAAGCCATGGGCATCGCCACACTCGTTGGCGGGACAATCGTGATTCCTCATCTGAGGCGGGCCTATGAGTTTTGGGAAGCGCTCGAAGAAAGTGCACAGTAG
- the tatC gene encoding twin-arginine translocase subunit TatC: MAKKNKEQMSFMDHLEDLRWMLIRSTVAILVLASASYFFIDFIFNTVIFGPSNPDFIVYQWYCQLIQWLELDATTACSTSFDFEIINTDVGGQFSIFLWTCITTGFVLAVPYILWEVWKFISPALYEKERKGAASFVIVSSLLFFTGALFGYFIIIPLSVNFFGTFIATDFIENKFTVDSYMSMIKMSVIASGIVFEIPIIIYFLAKFGIVTGDFLRKYRKIAIVIILIIAAIVTPPDIPSQVIVSIPILLLYEISIFIADRLTKKRLKNEPLSK; the protein is encoded by the coding sequence ATGGCTAAAAAAAATAAAGAACAGATGTCCTTTATGGACCATCTTGAGGATTTGAGGTGGATGCTGATCCGAAGTACGGTAGCCATCCTTGTGCTGGCTTCGGCTTCTTATTTCTTCATCGATTTTATATTCAACACAGTGATTTTCGGGCCATCAAATCCTGATTTTATTGTGTACCAATGGTATTGCCAACTAATCCAATGGCTGGAACTGGATGCGACCACCGCCTGTTCGACCAGTTTCGATTTTGAGATCATCAATACCGATGTGGGCGGCCAGTTTTCCATCTTTTTATGGACCTGCATCACTACCGGATTCGTACTTGCAGTGCCTTATATCCTTTGGGAGGTCTGGAAATTCATCAGCCCGGCACTGTATGAAAAGGAACGCAAGGGTGCAGCATCATTCGTAATTGTATCGTCTCTGCTTTTTTTTACCGGCGCTTTGTTTGGATATTTTATCATCATCCCGCTTTCGGTAAACTTCTTCGGGACATTTATCGCCACTGATTTCATTGAAAATAAATTCACGGTCGATTCCTATATGTCGATGATCAAGATGTCGGTGATTGCTTCAGGCATCGTGTTTGAAATCCCTATTATCATTTACTTCCTGGCCAAATTCGGCATCGTGACAGGCGATTTCCTTAGGAAGTATCGAAAAATCGCCATCGTCATCATCCTAATTATTGCAGCAATCGTTACCCCGCCGGACATCCCGAGCCAGGTGATCGTTTCCATCCCCATTTTACTGCTGTATGAAATCAGCATATTCATCGCCGACAGGCTTACCAAAAAAAGACTGAAAAATGAGCCACTTAGTAAATGA